The following proteins are encoded in a genomic region of Heliangelus exortis chromosome 7, bHelExo1.hap1, whole genome shotgun sequence:
- the UBTD1 gene encoding ubiquitin domain-containing protein 1 codes for MGSCVGRQRRERPAAGNPRKRAGRNEPLKKERPKWKSDYPMTDGQLRSKRDEFWDTAPAFEGRKEIWDALKAAAYAVESNDHSLAQAILDGASITLPHGSLTECYDELGNRYQLPVYCLAPPVNLILERSEEEAVEPAEPLPNTRREFALKVRLSTGKDLRLSASMADTIGQLKKQLQAQEGIDLAWQRWFFSGKLLTDRMRLQETKIQKDFVVQVIVNQPLPPRN; via the exons GCCGCAACGAGCCCCTGAAGAAGGAGCGTCCCAAGTGGAAGAGTGACTATCCCATGACGGATGGGCAGCTGCGCAGCAAGCGGGATGAGTTTTGGGACACGGCACCTGCCTTCGAGGGCCGCAAGGAGATCTGGGATGCCCTGAAGGCAGCTGCCTACGCTGTGGAGTCAAATGACCACAGCCTGGCTCAAGCCATCCTTGATGGAGCCAGCATCACCTTGCCCCATG ggtcccTGACGGAGTGCTACGATGAGCTGGGCAACCGCTACCAGCTGCCTGTCTATTGCCTGGCACCTCCTGTCAACTTGATCCTGGAGCGGAGTGAAGAGGAGGCAGTGGAGCCAGCCGAGCCCCTGCCCAACACCCGCCGGGAGTTTGCCCTCAAGGTGCGGCTTTCCACCGGCAAGGACCTTCGACTCAGTGCCAGCATGGCTGACACCATCGGGCAGCTGAAGAAGCAGTTGCAGGCACAGGAAGGCATCGACCTGGCTTGGCAGCGCTGGTTCTTCTCGGGCAAGCTGCTCACTGACCGTATGCGGCTGCAGGAGACCAAGATCCAGAAGGATTTTGTTGTGCAAGTGATTGTCAACCAGCCCCTGCCACCCAGGAACTGA